From a region of the Triticum aestivum cultivar Chinese Spring chromosome 7D, IWGSC CS RefSeq v2.1, whole genome shotgun sequence genome:
- the LOC123164847 gene encoding putative disease resistance protein RGA3 isoform X3: MDVLLNAAQWVVGKALASVADGVLEAWGATKNLGVNIEALRMELLLVKATLETASYKQVDGPAMQELLGKLRDSALSAEDLLDELDYFRIHDQLHGTYDAADQHAKGGFRDLALNVRHAAKAVGKLTFVSSCYWSAANPTGDSGEDAGQRASCCPWSRARQRPPGNSSSTPNANQEPTLCGGAHREPPMLGFNRVDFSERMRHIVEELEHVRREATQILQSCDRITIPDVSQSRPITTGQSIDPKLYGRDHIMDTIIHDMTKGKYLSNDLTVLPIVGPGGIGKTTLIQHIYRNQQVQNHFQVIIWVCVSLSFNLNKLLEEIKTYIPRVEGEKDGRAEELIEQRLKSKRFLLVLDDIWEFSDTDDWKRLLLPLKTSQAMGSMILVTTRFPKITKMVGTAKHIELQGLESEEFRKLFLAFVFGNEPARSDQYVFLEIGNKIMEKLRGSPLAAKTVGTLLSKDLSLHHWRRVLESKEWETQTDANGIMPALKLSYDHLPFQHQQCFSFSALFPEDHKYSASQLINLWIGLGILQPGARNQTLQLTGSNNLKDLVAWGFFREESAYGYPCYVMHDLLHDLALQVASHECLTVHHSSVRLEEINPNIHHLSIIIDDVDKISLEKLKRQLRKLKASLKVKQLHTLMLFGEVDESFVSILGDLFREANALRVLRLDKISFSVESILHNFSALVHLRYLYLETKCEREMHLLLIISRFYHLRILSLGSWCPNCHLPKELSNLVNMRRFYTLADELHSDIVNVGKLKHLEELMVFRVNKKIEGFEPSQLEHLTELRELGIYNLENIHTKEEAAKTKLGEKIHLEKLTLDWDNERSNTEPGAEAVVLENLQPHRYLQELCIRGHKGSSFPTWLGDKVTVESLHLSGVSWQCLPPLGKMWGLGKVILEHIPAMEEFVIEQSLCKLIRVELVGLGSFGKWVASQDADHMFPLLQVLIIKDCPQLLELPFASQIVYTSDQGQNSDWFPKLQELQIEKCPELLLVAHIPRTETLHSVNISDVKLLDKLEYSTNSFFGGRCLDIAGKDDLQSLDEVVAFSKLAGLEHLYLHKCPALKSKHLLLLTSLKKLMVEGSDGVVVEGSEGDVEWQHPLKHLVVEGEESRAKELTELLTHLPSISELEIIKCEKITQLAVGLDVQQTTSAAAATEVDEKEDDDSGLLLLPSHLSDSLQVLSIESCPELVMVDPTSTFLPARGAAGGGLQALRSLKTLQIYFCPKILSAKSSPSCCPFPSSLQELRVEGVEGMGTLGHLLTAGGQLILLSIGGCPGFFAGWDQELKQQLLNGGKEQELQQLVSPQNGCKLQELYTDDAMGLLSVPICNLLSSSLSILGFFGNQEMECFTKDQEDALHLLVSLEKLMFINLSKLQSLPAGLQKLTNLKELSVYSCPVVRSLPEDGLPKSLQELDVWNCGNTELT, translated from the exons ATGGATGTGCTCCTCAACGCAGCACAATGGGTGGTGGGCAAGGCGCTGGCCTCTGTTGCTGATGGCGTGCTGGAGGCTTGGGGTGCCACCAAGAACTTGGGTGTCAACATCGAGGCCTTAAGGATGGAGCTGCTGCTCGTGAAGGCCACCCTCGAAACTGCCAGCTACAAGCAGGTCGATGGCCCGGCCATGCAAGAGCTCCTGGGGAAGCTGCGTGACTCGGCGCTCTCTGCCGAGGACTTGTTGGATGAGCTGGACTATTTCCGCATCCATGACCAGCTCCATGGCACATACGATGCTGCAGACCAGCATGCCAAGGGCGGCTTCCGCGACCTTGCCCTCAACGTTCGTCACGCAGCCAAAGCTGTTGGCAAACTGACATTTGTATCTTCATGCTACTGGTCTGCTGCTAATCCAACAGGTGATTCTGGAGAAGATGCAGGACAGCGGGCAAGCTGTTGTCCTTGGTCACGTGCTAGGCAGAGGCCACCCGGCAATTCATCCTCAACGCCAAATGCCAATCAAGAG CCAACtctttgtggtggggcccacagaGAACCACCAATGCTGGGTTTTAATAGGGTTGATTTCTCTGAAAGAATGAGGCACATTGTAGAGGAATTGGAGCATGTGCGTAGAGAGGCTACTCAGATTCTGCAGAGTTGTGACCGTATAACTATTCCAGATGTTTCCCAGAGTCGTCCCATTACTACCGGTCAAAGTATAGATCCAAAATTGTATGGAAGGGACCATATCATGGATACCATCATACATGATATGACCAAGGGTAAATACCTTAGCAATGATCTAACTGTGCTTCCGATTGTTGGTCCAGGGGGAATTGGAAAAACAACTCTGATACAACACATATATAGAAACCAGCAAGTTCAAAATCATTTCCAAGTTATTATTTGGGTATGTGTGTCACTCAGTTTCAATTTGAACAAGCTGTTAGAAGAGATTAAAACATACATCCCTCGGGTTGAAGGGGAAAAGGATGGTAGGGCTGAGGAGCTGATTGAACAAAGATTAAAATCTAAAAGGTTTTTGCTTGTACTGGATGATATATGGGAGTTTAGTGACACGGATGATTGGAAAAGGTTATTGTTGCCACTCAAAACATCGCAAGCAATGGGTAGCATGATTCTGGTCACAACTAGGTTTCCAAAAATAACAAAGATGGTTGGAACAGCTAAACATATAGAATTGCAAGGGTTAGAATCTGAAGAATTTAGGAAGTTATTCCTTGCATTTGTCTTTGGCAATGAGCCCGCTAGAAGTGATCAGTATGTTTTCCTCGAGATTGGAAATAAGATAATGGAAAAACTAAGGGGCTCCCCTCTTGCTGCAAAAACAGTTGGTACATTGTTAAGTAAAGACCTTAGTTTGCATCATTGGAGAAGGGTCTTAGAAAGTAAAGAATGGGAGACACAGACCGATGCCAATGGCATTATGCCTGCATTGAAGCTTAGTTATGACCATCTTCCTTTCCAACACCAACAATGTTTCTCCTTTTCTGCATTGTTTCCTGAAGATCACAAGTATAGTGCCAGCCAGCTAATCAACTTGTGGATTGGATTAGGTATCTTACAACCTGGTGCACGAAACCAAACACTTCAACTTACAGGCTCGAACAATTTAAAGGATCTGGTGGCATGGGGATTTTTCAGAGAGGAGAGTGCTTATGGTTATCCATGTTATGTTATGCATGACCTGCTACATGATTTAGCATTGCAAGTTGCATCTCATGAATGTCTTACTGTGCATCATTCTAGTGTGAGATTAGAAGAAATTAATCCAAACATCCACCACCTGTCAATAATCATAGATGATGTTGATAAAATTTCTCTTGAAAAGCTTAAGAGGCAATTGAGAAAATTAAAGGCAAGCTTGAAGGTTAAACAGTTGCATACGTTGATGTTATTTGGAGAAGTGGATGAAAGCTTTGTCAGCATTCTGGGTGATTTGTTTAGGGAAGCAAATGCTCTTCGTGTTCTCCGTTTGGATAAAATCTCCTTTTCAGTTGAGTCCATATTACATAACTTTTCAGCACTTGTTCATCTACGGTACCTATATCTGGAGACAAAGTGTGAGAGGGAGATGCATTTACTACTTATCATTTCTAGATTTTATCATTTAAGGATTTTGTCTCTAGGGTCATGGTGCCCAAACTGTCATTTGCCCAAAGAGTTGAGCAACCTTGTAAACATGCGTCGGTTTTATACACTAGCTGATGAGTTGCATTCTGATATTGTCAATGTGGGAAAACTCAAACACTTAGAGGAGTTGATGGTATTTAGAGTCAATAAAAAAATTGAAGGGTTTGAGCCAAGTCAACTAGAGCATTTGACTGAACTAAGGGAGCTTGGCATCTATAACCTTGAGAATATACACACTAAAGAAGAAGCAGCCAAAACAAAGCTGGGAGAGAAAATCCACTTGGAGAAGTTAACATTAGACTGGGATAATGAGCGGTCTAATACCGAGCCAGGTGCAGAAGCAGTTGTCCTTGAGAACCTTCAACCACATAGATATCTTCAGGAGTTGTGCATTAGAGGGCACAAAGGCTCTTCTTTTCCAACATGGCTGGGTGATAAGGTCACTGTTGAATCTCTTCATCTCTCTGGTGTTTCTTGGCAATGTCTCCCTCCTTTGGGGAAGATGTGGGGCCTTGGTAAAGTAATATTGGAACATATTCCCGCAATGGAGGAGTTTGTTATAGAGCAAAGCCTTTGCAAGCTAATAAGGGTTGAGCTTGTTGGCTTGGGAAGTTTTGGAAAATGGGTAGCATCACAGGATGCGGATCATATGTTTCCTCTTTTGCAAGTATTGATTATAAAAGACTGCCCTCAACTGTTGGAGTTGCCATTTGCAAGCCAGATTGTTTACACATCAGATCAAGGCCAGAATAGTGATTGGTTTCCCAAACTGCAAGAGCTTCAGATAGAGAAGTGTCCAGAACTGTTGTTAGTGGCTCATATCCCACGGACTGAAACTCTGCATAGTGTGAACATAAGTGATGTCAAGCTACTAGACAAGCTCGAGTACTCAACAAATTCCTTCTTTGGGGGACGCTGTTTGGATATTGCAGGAAAGGATGATTTGCAGAGCTTAGATGAGGTGGTAGCATTCAGCAAGCTGGCAGGCCTTGAGCATTTGTACCTCCACAAGTGCCCAGCTCTGAAGTCAAAGCACCTTCTGCTGTTGACCTCACTGAAGAAGTTGATGGTAGAGGGTTCAGATGGTGTGGTTGTAGAGGGTTCAGAGGGTGATGTGGAATGGCAGCACCCCCTTAAGCATCTTGTGGTCGAGGGCGAGGAATCACGTGCGAAGGAATTGACAGAGCTCCTCACCCACCTCCCAAGCATCTCCGAATTAGAAATCATAAAATGTGAAAAGATAACACAACTGGCAGTCGGGTTGGATGTGCAACAAACAACGTCAGCAGCAGCAGCTACGGAGGTGGATGAGAAAGAAGATGATGATTCAGGGCTGCTGCTCTTACCTTCCCATCTCTCTGACTCACTGCAGGTGTTGAGCATCGAGAGTTGTCCAGAGCTGGTCATGGTGGACCCCACTTCAACTTTTCTTCCTGCCAgaggagcagcaggaggagggCTCCAGGCCCTGCGGTCCCTCAAGACTCTACAAATTTACTTCTGCCCAAAGATACTATCCGCAAAGAGTTCTCCATCCTGCTGTCCTTTTCCATCCTCTCTGCAAGAGCTCCGTGTTGAGGGTGTGGAAGGCATGGGGACCCTGGGGCATCTCCTTACCGCTGGGGGACAGCTCATACTGTTAAGCATTGGTGGCTGCCCTGGATTCTTTGCTGGATGGGATCAGGAGTTAAAGCAGCAGCTTCTGAATGGAGGAAAAGAGCAGGAACTGCAGCAGCTTGTTTCGCCCCAGAATGGATGCAAACTGCAGGAGCTCTATACGGATGATGCCATGGGACTCCTATCTGTGCCCATCTGCAACCTCCTGTCTTCCTCCCTCAGCATCCTGGGCTTCTTTGGCAACCAAGAGATGGAGTGCTTTACTAAGGACCAAGAGGACGCCCTTCACCTGCTCGTCTCCCTCGAGAAACTGATGTTTATCAACTTGAGCAAGCTTCAGAGCCTCCCTGCAGGGCTGCAAAAGCTCACCAACCTCAAGGAATTATCGGTCTACTCATGCCCGGTTGTCCGGTCGCTGCCAGAGGATGGCCTCCCCAAATCACTTCAAGAATTAGATGTCTGGAACTGCGGCAACACGGAGCTAACATAG